A single region of the Hoeflea prorocentri genome encodes:
- a CDS encoding response regulator — MAKPVEVVIVDDHQMFADGLAGLISGIGDHYRCTSIASPLTALRMFEEGRRFDLVISDLIMDSINGIAFVKALRARGARMPVLIISGISTAPPVEEALRLGAQGFIPKTASSAMLDEALDTVLAGDIFLPPKLWDIYEHNSRSPAAMRQGADETSVKLSQRQLEVLQLVSEGYSNRRVAGVLQVSENTIKTHVKRIFQILDVNTRAACVRRAQSLGLID; from the coding sequence ATGGCGAAACCGGTCGAAGTCGTGATCGTAGATGATCACCAGATGTTTGCAGATGGGCTCGCAGGGCTGATTAGCGGGATCGGCGATCATTATAGGTGCACATCCATCGCATCGCCTCTCACAGCGTTACGCATGTTTGAGGAGGGCAGGCGGTTCGACCTCGTGATCTCCGACCTCATCATGGACAGCATCAATGGCATTGCGTTCGTAAAGGCATTGCGCGCACGCGGTGCCCGCATGCCTGTGCTCATCATCTCGGGCATCAGCACAGCGCCGCCGGTGGAAGAGGCCTTACGCCTTGGTGCTCAGGGTTTCATCCCGAAAACCGCCTCGTCGGCCATGCTTGACGAAGCGTTGGACACTGTTCTTGCCGGTGACATATTTCTGCCGCCGAAGCTGTGGGATATTTATGAACACAATAGCCGCTCTCCGGCCGCGATGAGACAAGGGGCGGATGAGACATCGGTCAAGCTCAGCCAACGTCAGCTTGAAGTGCTCCAGCTGGTTTCGGAGGGGTACTCAAACCGCCGCGTGGCGGGGGTGCTCCAGGTCAGCGAGAACACGATCAAGACCCATGTCAAAAGAATATTTCAGATCCTCGACGTCAACACGCGGGCGGCCTGTGTTCGAAGGGCGCAATCACTCGGACTGATTGATTAA
- a CDS encoding VOC family protein, translating into MTPTPYLFFNGECAQAIAAYVAIFQAEILEQMPASDMPPDFPVPEDRKDWIMHARLRIGDGHIMASDNIAGDSQPMAGSSVLLSFPTAAEAKTVFDKLADGGTVDMPWAPTFWSAGFGTLTDRFGIRWMIGCDEQPGA; encoded by the coding sequence ATGACCCCTACCCCCTACCTGTTTTTCAATGGCGAATGTGCACAGGCAATCGCCGCCTATGTGGCTATTTTTCAGGCAGAAATACTGGAGCAAATGCCGGCATCCGACATGCCGCCGGACTTTCCCGTCCCCGAAGATAGAAAAGACTGGATCATGCATGCGCGCCTCAGGATCGGAGACGGCCATATCATGGCCTCCGACAACATTGCGGGTGACAGTCAACCCATGGCCGGCTCATCCGTCCTGCTGAGTTTCCCGACCGCTGCAGAGGCAAAAACTGTATTTGACAAGCTCGCCGATGGCGGCACCGTGGACATGCCCTGGGCGCCCACATTCTGGAGTGCCGGTTTCGGAACGCTGACGGACCGATTTGGCATCAGATGGATGATTGGCTGCGACGAACAGCCCGGCGCCTGA
- the ubiT gene encoding ubiquinone anaerobic biosynthesis accessory factor UbiT codes for MPLFVLQPLLRHIVTTVARKHPDLFERLGDSQKKRFLIDPRGLPLVLLLQPDGTAPRLQAFNRHRLPPSDVRISGSFPTLLRMIDGQTDSDALFFSRELTISGDTEASVALRNALDDLDTTLAEDVVSCFGPLARPVRVVLDAVSGRNGK; via the coding sequence TTGCCGCTCTTTGTCCTCCAGCCCTTGCTTCGCCATATCGTAACGACTGTCGCGCGCAAGCATCCGGATCTTTTTGAGCGGCTTGGCGACAGCCAGAAGAAACGTTTCCTGATAGATCCACGCGGCCTGCCGCTGGTTCTGCTCTTGCAACCGGATGGGACTGCGCCGCGCCTTCAGGCCTTCAACAGGCATCGGTTGCCGCCCAGTGATGTCCGCATCTCCGGCTCGTTTCCGACGCTGTTGCGTATGATCGACGGTCAGACGGACAGCGATGCGCTGTTTTTCAGCCGTGAACTGACGATCTCAGGCGACACGGAAGCTTCGGTAGCGCTTCGCAACGCGCTGGACGATCTCGACACCACACTGGCCGAAGATGTGGTGTCCTGCTTCGGTCCGCTTGCCCGTCCAGTCCGGGTTGTTCTTGATGCAGTGAGCGGAAGGAATGGAAAATGA
- a CDS encoding 2Fe-2S iron-sulfur cluster-binding protein, whose amino-acid sequence MNFFSAKHRPFHLGPFPLEKLRRNETQPDLSAVPSMRPLDFSRHPSASLAHAMARFQGMLDTVRDGRIVHKTAEIPTDPRERADHMKAAAYYFDASMVGIAKLGPAHFLAEPIRNPMVADLKEELEAGQPKSFASGVDAIYADVLESAREELGPVAHHTHALMFLVEYTRDPKPDEAGTEWFVDTQAERAALLTSNVAVVIANYIRMLGHEARAHTATTSDVDLGRLAVSSGLCAVQGAGETAALINPFVGSRFGLAAVTTTLDLDEDLPLGADAGRAGWRSHGPDWWMGRGTQRRAGTATPYKDRDFRMGPHPFETIKRTDKPTTFIDEERVPRFPKRADFFARALFGDIGRKVQEGAKGGMYVMKSPIGACARRALGALLLLQFGEARGPVSPDTHDPQRNADNLKAASYYLSADAVGLSRVPDWAYYSHDAGGNPIEPYHDNGVSLLLDQGFDTMEGASGDDWISVAQSMRAYLRFSLLGGVIGEQVRRLGYSARVHSVLDGDVLQPPLLLLSGLGEVSRIGEVILNPFLGPRLKSGVVTTSMPMVHDKPIDFGLQHFCNSCNKCARECPSGAITAGPKLMYNGYEIWKSDAEKCARYRITNAAGGMCGRCMKTCPWNLEGLFADEAFRWLAINAPASAKTLAALDDRLGRGEINPVKKWWWDIELNVEAGRYVPAAAVNERGLSKDLKLHYADQTLAVYPADMMPPPYPVTHPLDRETGIERYRSLLTPEAYREKLSKGETEGLAPKAQPPSADPEVFPVVVSRRTDPAPDIVRFELERADGKPLPKVEAGAHVDVVIAPEYQRQYSLAGDPADADKYVLGVQREEKGRGGSLLMHRVFKEGRRIFISKPRNHFPLDETAQFSLLMAGGIGVTPLMTMAHRLHALGKEFILHYSAKSAEQCGFADELKSMPWSERVFFHFSGEGRRARLSELVPQFRDGFRLYTCGADRYMDGVFDVAAAKGWPEEALLKEYFSVPETPDYVNHDFTVELARSGRELVVTADQTAADALNDAGIHVDVKCTDGLCGVCAATLVDGQVEHRDHVLSAKERKDRVILCCSRAAEAGGKIRVDL is encoded by the coding sequence GTGAACTTCTTTTCGGCAAAGCACCGTCCGTTCCATCTTGGCCCGTTTCCACTTGAAAAGCTGAGACGGAATGAGACGCAGCCCGATTTGTCTGCGGTCCCGTCCATGCGGCCGTTGGATTTTTCGCGCCATCCATCCGCTTCGCTCGCCCACGCAATGGCCAGGTTTCAGGGCATGCTCGATACCGTGCGTGACGGCAGGATTGTCCATAAAACGGCGGAAATCCCGACCGATCCGCGCGAGCGTGCGGATCACATGAAGGCTGCGGCCTATTATTTTGACGCGTCGATGGTCGGCATTGCAAAGCTTGGGCCCGCGCATTTTCTCGCCGAACCGATCCGCAATCCGATGGTCGCCGACCTGAAGGAAGAACTGGAAGCAGGGCAGCCGAAGAGTTTTGCCTCCGGAGTGGATGCGATTTACGCGGATGTTCTGGAATCGGCACGCGAGGAGCTGGGACCGGTCGCCCATCACACCCACGCCCTGATGTTTCTTGTCGAATACACGCGCGATCCGAAGCCGGACGAGGCGGGCACCGAATGGTTTGTTGATACGCAGGCCGAACGCGCCGCGCTCTTGACCTCCAACGTGGCGGTTGTGATCGCAAATTATATCCGGATGCTGGGACATGAGGCGCGCGCGCACACGGCAACGACAAGTGATGTCGATCTTGGCCGGCTTGCCGTCTCATCCGGCCTGTGTGCGGTTCAAGGTGCAGGCGAGACCGCAGCGCTGATCAATCCGTTTGTGGGCTCCCGCTTCGGTCTGGCCGCTGTTACGACAACCCTCGATCTGGATGAGGACCTGCCCCTTGGGGCCGATGCCGGGCGAGCCGGCTGGCGCTCCCACGGTCCTGACTGGTGGATGGGCCGCGGAACACAGCGCCGGGCAGGTACGGCAACACCCTACAAGGACCGTGACTTTCGCATGGGGCCGCATCCTTTTGAGACAATCAAGCGGACCGACAAACCCACCACCTTTATCGATGAGGAGCGCGTTCCGCGCTTTCCCAAAAGAGCAGATTTCTTCGCTCGTGCGCTTTTCGGCGACATCGGCCGCAAGGTCCAGGAGGGTGCGAAAGGCGGAATGTATGTGATGAAGAGCCCAATTGGCGCCTGCGCGCGCCGGGCCCTGGGCGCCCTTCTTCTTTTGCAGTTCGGGGAGGCACGCGGGCCGGTTTCTCCGGACACGCACGATCCGCAACGCAATGCCGACAATCTCAAGGCGGCGTCCTACTATCTGTCAGCGGATGCGGTTGGTTTGAGCCGCGTACCCGACTGGGCCTATTATTCCCATGATGCCGGCGGCAACCCGATTGAGCCCTATCACGACAATGGTGTTTCGCTGCTTCTCGACCAGGGCTTCGACACAATGGAAGGCGCCAGTGGAGACGACTGGATTTCCGTTGCCCAGTCCATGCGCGCCTATTTGCGGTTTTCGCTTCTCGGCGGCGTGATCGGCGAGCAGGTCAGGCGGCTTGGCTATTCCGCAAGGGTGCACTCGGTGCTGGATGGCGACGTTCTGCAGCCACCCTTGCTGTTGCTGTCCGGGCTTGGCGAGGTGAGCCGGATCGGCGAAGTCATCCTCAACCCGTTTTTGGGGCCGCGCCTGAAATCCGGGGTCGTCACCACCTCGATGCCGATGGTGCATGACAAGCCAATCGATTTCGGTCTCCAGCACTTCTGCAACTCATGCAACAAATGTGCCCGTGAATGCCCGTCCGGGGCAATCACCGCGGGTCCGAAGCTGATGTATAACGGCTATGAGATCTGGAAGTCCGATGCGGAAAAATGCGCCCGTTACCGTATCACCAATGCAGCCGGCGGCATGTGCGGACGCTGCATGAAAACCTGCCCCTGGAACCTGGAGGGGTTGTTTGCCGACGAAGCCTTCCGCTGGCTTGCGATCAATGCACCGGCGAGTGCCAAGACACTGGCAGCCCTCGATGACCGGCTTGGCAGAGGTGAAATCAATCCGGTCAAAAAGTGGTGGTGGGATATAGAACTGAATGTTGAAGCCGGCCGCTATGTGCCTGCCGCGGCCGTCAACGAACGCGGTTTGTCAAAGGACCTGAAGCTTCACTATGCCGATCAGACCCTTGCGGTCTACCCGGCGGACATGATGCCGCCGCCTTATCCCGTGACGCATCCGCTTGATCGGGAAACCGGTATCGAACGCTACCGCTCCTTGCTGACACCTGAAGCCTATCGCGAAAAACTGTCGAAAGGCGAGACTGAGGGCCTTGCGCCAAAGGCGCAGCCGCCCTCCGCCGACCCGGAGGTCTTTCCTGTTGTCGTCTCCAGGCGCACGGACCCCGCGCCGGACATCGTGCGCTTTGAACTCGAGCGTGCCGACGGCAAGCCTCTGCCGAAAGTGGAGGCCGGTGCCCATGTCGATGTGGTCATCGCGCCCGAATATCAGCGGCAATATTCGCTCGCTGGCGATCCCGCCGATGCAGATAAGTATGTCCTGGGCGTCCAACGGGAGGAAAAAGGGCGGGGCGGCTCGCTGCTGATGCACCGTGTCTTCAAGGAGGGCAGGCGGATCTTTATCTCCAAGCCGCGCAACCACTTCCCTCTGGACGAGACAGCGCAGTTTTCCCTCTTGATGGCCGGGGGAATTGGCGTAACTCCGCTGATGACCATGGCCCACCGGCTGCATGCGCTCGGCAAGGAGTTTATTCTGCACTACAGCGCAAAGTCCGCGGAGCAGTGCGGTTTCGCAGATGAGTTGAAATCAATGCCCTGGTCGGAGCGCGTCTTTTTTCATTTTTCAGGCGAGGGACGGCGTGCCAGGCTAAGTGAACTTGTGCCGCAATTCCGGGACGGTTTCAGGCTCTATACCTGCGGAGCCGATCGCTACATGGATGGGGTCTTCGATGTGGCCGCCGCCAAGGGCTGGCCGGAGGAGGCGCTTTTGAAGGAGTACTTCTCCGTCCCGGAAACGCCAGATTACGTCAATCACGACTTCACCGTGGAACTGGCGCGTTCCGGGCGCGAGTTGGTTGTAACAGCGGACCAGACGGCGGCAGACGCATTGAACGACGCCGGGATCCATGTCGACGTCAAATGTACAGACGGGTTGTGCGGTGTTTGCGCTGCCACGCTTGTTGATGGCCAGGTGGAGCACCGGGACCACGTCTTGTCGGCAAAAGAGCGTAAGGACCGCGTCATCCTGTGCTGCTCCAGAGCCGCTGAAGCCGGTGGAAAAATCAGGGTCGACCTTTAG
- the ubiV gene encoding ubiquinone anaerobic biosynthesis protein UbiV — protein MQGELTLGPVLFNWQPEVWRDFYFEIADEAPVSRVYVGEVVCSKRAPLFDKYVDAVVDRLKTGGKQVYFSSLAEVSSAIDRRLVKAVTTDNDAAIEVNDISALWHLSGKPHVIGPFVNVYNEDSLDALADEGATHICLSPELPKEGIAALTARAQERGVTLETQVFGRIPLALSARCYHARAHGRTKDSCKFICDLDPDGMELNTLDGQPFLTVNGIQTMSYTRLNLVCELAELMELGISHFRLSPHSAGTMHAAKVFRAVLDDEITAEEANGLLQDCGPDVPFSNGFFHHKPGVEWRVSGALV, from the coding sequence ATGCAAGGTGAACTGACGCTCGGGCCGGTTCTGTTCAACTGGCAGCCGGAAGTGTGGCGGGATTTTTATTTCGAGATCGCCGATGAGGCGCCCGTCTCTAGGGTCTATGTCGGTGAGGTTGTCTGTTCGAAGCGGGCGCCGTTATTCGATAAATATGTCGATGCAGTTGTCGATCGGCTGAAAACGGGCGGCAAACAGGTGTACTTTTCAAGCCTGGCGGAGGTCTCCAGCGCGATCGACAGGCGCCTGGTCAAGGCCGTAACGACAGACAACGATGCGGCGATCGAAGTCAATGACATCTCCGCCCTGTGGCACCTTTCGGGAAAACCCCATGTCATTGGACCCTTCGTGAATGTCTACAATGAAGACAGCCTCGACGCTCTTGCCGACGAGGGCGCCACCCATATCTGCCTGTCGCCCGAGCTTCCGAAAGAGGGTATCGCGGCGCTCACGGCACGCGCGCAGGAACGCGGCGTTACCTTGGAAACACAAGTCTTCGGCAGGATACCGCTTGCCCTTTCGGCGCGCTGCTATCACGCCCGCGCCCACGGTCGGACCAAGGACAGCTGCAAGTTCATCTGCGACCTTGATCCGGACGGAATGGAACTGAATACCCTTGACGGCCAGCCCTTCCTGACGGTCAACGGCATCCAGACCATGTCCTACACCCGCCTCAATCTAGTTTGCGAACTCGCTGAACTGATGGAACTGGGCATCAGCCATTTCCGCCTTTCGCCGCATAGTGCCGGGACCATGCATGCCGCAAAGGTCTTTCGCGCGGTCCTTGATGATGAGATCACCGCTGAAGAGGCAAATGGGCTATTGCAGGACTGCGGACCCGATGTGCCCTTTTCCAACGGCTTCTTCCATCACAAGCCGGGCGTCGAGTGGCGCGTATCGGGCGCGCTGGTTTAG
- the ubiU gene encoding ubiquinone anaerobic biosynthesis protein UbiU, translated as MSSIQPPELVCPAGTPAGLRTAVDAGADAVYCGFQGPTNARNFPGLNFTPEQMAKAVDYAHERDAKVLAAINSFPTAGRTHVWKEAVDAAVACGVDAIIIADIGMARYLSTRHPQQRIHLSVQAGASSAEAIRFWCDRFDVKRVVLPRILTVAEIKQIHDAIPCEIEAFVFGNIGMMAEGRCALTNYVTGCSTNLDGVCSPAGDVHYEEDRQGNLTSSLRDVTIDRFAQGEHAGYPTICKGRYSAPHREHYYAFEEPVSLNLTHLLADLVQVGVTALKIEGRQRSRAYVRSVVSAFRGAVDDYAAGRTPDVSHLLALTEGQRETQGAFRSKTWR; from the coding sequence ATGAGCTCAATCCAGCCACCGGAACTCGTTTGTCCCGCCGGCACGCCGGCCGGGCTTCGGACGGCGGTCGATGCGGGCGCTGATGCCGTCTATTGCGGCTTCCAGGGGCCGACCAATGCGCGCAACTTCCCCGGTCTCAATTTCACGCCGGAACAGATGGCGAAGGCCGTGGACTACGCCCATGAGCGCGATGCCAAGGTGCTTGCTGCGATCAATTCCTTTCCGACGGCGGGCCGCACCCATGTATGGAAGGAGGCGGTCGATGCAGCGGTCGCTTGCGGCGTGGACGCCATTATCATCGCCGATATCGGCATGGCCCGTTATCTCAGTACCCGCCATCCACAGCAGCGTATTCATCTGTCGGTTCAGGCCGGCGCATCGTCGGCTGAAGCCATCCGGTTCTGGTGTGACCGGTTCGATGTCAAGCGGGTCGTCCTGCCGCGTATCCTCACCGTCGCTGAAATCAAGCAGATACACGATGCGATACCTTGCGAGATCGAGGCATTCGTCTTCGGCAATATCGGCATGATGGCAGAGGGGCGCTGCGCCCTGACGAACTATGTCACCGGTTGTTCCACCAATCTGGACGGCGTGTGCTCGCCTGCGGGCGACGTCCACTATGAAGAAGACAGGCAAGGCAATCTCACATCAAGCCTGCGCGATGTGACAATTGATCGTTTCGCCCAGGGTGAACATGCCGGTTATCCGACCATCTGCAAAGGGCGTTACAGTGCCCCACACCGCGAGCATTATTATGCCTTTGAGGAGCCTGTCAGCCTGAACCTGACGCATCTCCTGGCCGATCTGGTCCAGGTCGGCGTGACGGCCTTGAAGATCGAGGGCCGGCAGCGCTCGCGCGCCTATGTGCGTTCTGTCGTATCGGCGTTCCGGGGAGCGGTTGACGATTATGCCGCAGGCCGCACACCGGATGTCAGCCATCTGCTCGCGTTGACCGAAGGCCAGCGCGAAACACAGGGCGCATTCCGCTCGAAAACCTGGAGATGA
- a CDS encoding MarR family winged helix-turn-helix transcriptional regulator: MGCNYRLHGRLGYKVSRLARLMEARLEEKISHYGVTRLMWCVLSGVGLEGVHTPSELASYVGVARSAVSRALRSMEKMELIIRQPASGDGRGIEIRLTDKGRDVMEQCRVHVEWLNDHFTSKIADADLNILLRNIDVLSSGETRELERL; this comes from the coding sequence ATGGGGTGTAACTATCGTCTGCATGGTCGGCTTGGCTACAAGGTCTCGCGGCTCGCACGCCTGATGGAGGCGCGGCTTGAAGAAAAAATCAGCCATTATGGCGTGACGCGTCTTATGTGGTGTGTCCTGAGCGGTGTCGGCCTGGAGGGGGTCCATACGCCTTCGGAGCTTGCGTCTTATGTCGGCGTCGCGCGTTCGGCAGTGTCGCGCGCCTTGCGCTCCATGGAAAAAATGGAGCTGATTATCCGGCAGCCCGCCTCGGGTGATGGCAGGGGCATCGAAATCAGGCTGACCGACAAAGGGCGAGATGTCATGGAGCAGTGCCGGGTTCATGTCGAATGGCTCAACGACCATTTCACGTCAAAAATCGCTGATGCCGACCTCAATATCCTGCTGCGGAATATCGATGTGCTGTCGTCCGGCGAAACGCGCGAACTCGAGCGCCTTTAG
- a CDS encoding hybrid sensor histidine kinase/response regulator translates to MTQAEAPVDDRLIEIRIAQQLLTRSPIATTSSFLFALLCVTLLHDRVPTDIAAGWLVSVFVAGCLPFAYMAVQRRHPFSRSNIRTYLFFNTLNALISGLVWGIGMSALTDTSSAPSIANSFLAILAYSTAAVVSHGAFPRSYAAAAGSALLIYGSFLIVSAPAPEWRFGFVSVIMFLPYMLIARNIHRTTVSGLVSRQRHDDMVETLRQQRDAIEKINDDKTRFLAATSHDLAQPLHAQGNYIAALHRKLTQPDQYELLQKIEASWRSMGSMLEGLVDISRLETGSVVPNIVPVELSALVFEIVDEFAEVADQKQIQLSADTYKAVTDTDPYLFSRVLRNVVSNAIKFTPPHGRVIARFRQDGEDIVFDIQDTGIGIPADKIGQVFDEYIQLQNDERDRTKGLGLGLSIVRRLCNLLEIDHQLVSHPEKGSCFTFRLRQSRSIPETTASKSEQRDALRMSVLVVDDERTILDSMSVILSDWGCEVFCAPSVSQAVELVKTLNLSPDVLITDLRLPGTVGGSQLVDLIRTTVKRNLPAIIMTGNIKGVSKSDLPSDALLLTKPVDAGTLYHELSQINACGSDVA, encoded by the coding sequence ATGACGCAAGCCGAGGCGCCGGTTGACGACAGGCTGATCGAAATCAGGATCGCCCAGCAACTGCTTACCCGCTCACCGATCGCAACAACATCCTCTTTTCTGTTCGCCTTGCTGTGCGTTACTCTGCTTCACGACAGGGTACCGACAGACATCGCAGCCGGCTGGCTGGTCTCGGTTTTTGTCGCCGGCTGCCTGCCTTTCGCATATATGGCCGTGCAAAGACGTCATCCGTTCAGTCGCTCGAATATTCGCACATATCTGTTTTTCAACACGCTCAATGCCCTCATATCGGGCCTTGTATGGGGTATCGGGATGTCGGCGCTGACCGATACATCGTCCGCCCCCTCGATCGCCAACAGTTTTCTTGCAATTTTGGCCTACTCAACGGCCGCCGTGGTCAGCCATGGCGCCTTTCCACGCTCCTATGCCGCTGCGGCAGGTTCGGCACTTCTCATTTACGGATCTTTCCTCATCGTTTCAGCGCCCGCCCCCGAATGGCGCTTCGGCTTTGTATCGGTCATCATGTTCCTTCCGTACATGCTGATTGCGCGCAACATCCATCGCACCACGGTATCGGGTCTGGTCTCCCGGCAGCGACACGATGACATGGTCGAGACCCTGAGACAGCAACGCGATGCCATCGAGAAAATCAACGACGACAAAACCCGGTTTCTCGCGGCCACAAGCCATGACCTCGCGCAACCCTTGCATGCGCAGGGCAATTACATTGCCGCCTTGCACCGAAAGCTGACACAGCCCGATCAATATGAACTGCTGCAAAAGATCGAAGCCAGTTGGAGAAGCATGGGCAGCATGCTTGAAGGGCTGGTCGATATTTCCCGGCTTGAGACTGGAAGCGTCGTGCCCAACATCGTGCCCGTGGAGCTGTCAGCACTGGTCTTCGAAATTGTCGACGAGTTCGCGGAGGTTGCGGACCAGAAACAAATCCAGTTGAGTGCGGATACCTATAAGGCGGTCACCGATACCGACCCTTACCTTTTCAGCCGGGTCCTGCGAAACGTTGTTTCCAACGCCATCAAGTTCACACCACCTCATGGCCGGGTTATTGCCCGGTTCCGGCAAGACGGCGAAGACATCGTGTTCGACATTCAGGATACCGGTATCGGCATCCCGGCTGACAAGATCGGACAGGTCTTCGACGAATATATCCAACTACAAAATGATGAGCGAGATCGCACCAAGGGACTTGGGCTCGGCCTGTCGATCGTCCGCCGGCTGTGCAACCTGCTCGAAATCGACCACCAGCTCGTATCACACCCGGAAAAGGGTAGCTGCTTCACCTTCCGCCTGCGGCAATCACGATCCATTCCGGAAACAACAGCATCAAAAAGTGAGCAGCGCGACGCCTTGCGCATGAGCGTCCTCGTGGTGGATGACGAGCGTACCATCCTGGACAGCATGTCGGTGATCCTTTCGGACTGGGGCTGTGAAGTGTTTTGCGCGCCGTCGGTTTCGCAGGCGGTCGAGCTGGTCAAAACCTTGAACCTCTCGCCCGATGTCCTGATAACGGATTTGCGGTTGCCGGGAACTGTCGGCGGCAGCCAACTTGTCGACCTCATCCGCACGACTGTAAAACGAAACCTTCCCGCTATCATCATGACCGGTAATATCAAGGGCGTCAGCAAGAGCGACCTGCCCTCAGACGCCCTTTTGCTGACAAAGCCGGTCGACGCGGGAACGCTCTATCATGAGCTGTCGCAAATCAACGCCTGCGGATCAGATGTAGCGTAA
- a CDS encoding 2-hydroxyacid dehydrogenase: MNDADILIAGSFSQSAEEMFSKSFVCHRLLQDADIQSLPVGVAEKIRAIAAAPNASVHSNLIKKLPGLEIIANFGVGYDNIDVSYAARHKIIVTNTPDVLTEEVADVAIGLMIMTARELSAAERWLRDGNWNGSYPLTRGTLRSKRLGIFGLGRIGLAIAKRAEAMNMEICYHNRNRVRDVRYPYCASLRELASHCDILLCAAPGGDATRRAIGSEIFEALGPDGILINIGRGSTVDETALIKALKDGTIMSAGLDVFHDEPHVPEDLLTMDNVVLLPHVASASQFTRNAMGKLQVDNLVSWFRDGLPLTPVPETPWPRP; encoded by the coding sequence ATGAATGACGCAGACATCTTGATTGCCGGAAGCTTTTCACAATCAGCCGAGGAGATGTTTTCCAAGTCTTTTGTCTGCCATCGTCTCCTTCAGGACGCGGATATCCAGTCACTACCGGTGGGCGTTGCGGAAAAGATTCGCGCGATCGCGGCCGCTCCAAACGCCTCAGTGCATAGCAATCTGATCAAAAAGCTCCCCGGCCTTGAGATCATTGCGAATTTCGGTGTCGGTTACGACAATATCGATGTCAGCTATGCCGCAAGACACAAGATCATCGTCACAAACACCCCGGATGTCCTGACCGAAGAGGTTGCCGACGTAGCAATCGGCCTCATGATCATGACCGCGAGGGAGTTGTCCGCCGCCGAACGATGGCTGCGCGACGGCAATTGGAACGGCAGCTACCCGCTCACTCGCGGCACCTTGCGATCGAAGCGCCTGGGCATATTCGGCCTCGGGCGTATTGGCCTTGCCATCGCGAAGCGGGCCGAAGCAATGAATATGGAAATCTGCTACCACAACAGAAACCGCGTACGGGACGTGCGCTATCCCTATTGCGCCAGCCTGCGCGAACTTGCATCTCACTGCGACATTCTGCTTTGCGCCGCCCCCGGGGGAGATGCAACGCGGCGGGCCATCGGATCGGAGATATTCGAGGCGCTCGGCCCCGATGGCATCTTGATTAATATCGGCCGCGGATCGACCGTTGACGAGACGGCCCTTATCAAAGCGTTGAAAGACGGCACGATCATGAGCGCCGGGCTCGATGTTTTCCACGACGAACCGCATGTGCCGGAAGACCTCCTGACAATGGACAATGTGGTTCTGCTTCCCCACGTTGCGTCCGCATCTCAGTTCACGCGTAATGCGATGGGAAAGCTGCAGGTTGACAATCTGGTGTCCTGGTTCCGGGACGGCTTACCGCTGACACCCGTGCCGGAAACGCCCTGGCCCAGGCCTTGA